The window CCTTTACTTGTTTTAACAGCAGATAGACCACACGAGTTACGGGATGTTGGTGCCCCTCAAGCGATTAACCAAATACAGATGTTCGGAAATTATGTGAAGTGGTTTCAGGAAATGGCCATACCGGATGATCGCGAGCAAATGTTGAAATACGCTAGAAGCCAAGCAGCCCGATCATTCCACACTGCCTATAGTGATAATGCAGGACCGGTACATTTAAACTTCCCATTTCGTGAACCACTGGTCCCTGATTTTTCACTACCAAATGTATGGGGAAATGAAACAGCAGCTTCTTATCATCCTCATTATAAAGGGGAAAAAAGGTTAACATCCGCTGATGTTGATGAAATTCTGGACAATATACAGAAGAAGCAAAATGGATTGATTGTTTGTGGACCACAGACAGATAAGGATTTAGGTTTATATATAGCTAAGCTGGCAGAACATTGGAATGTACCAGTTCTTGTCGATCCACTATCGCAACTGCGAACAGGCAAACATAGCAAGAACAACATGATTGAATCCTATGATGCTATTATGAAAAGTGAAACAGTCAGAGATAAGTTACGTCCAGACTATATTATCCGCTTCGGTGCCATGCCTGTGTCAAAGGCTTTTAGCTTCTTTATCAAAGAAAATGAGGGGGTTCCTCAATATATTATAGAACCTTCAGAAGGATACCGGGATCCAACGAGGATTAATACACACTTTTTGTTTGCAGAATCAAAGCAAGTTTGTGAACAGTTCCTATGTGCCAATATAAACATACAGGGTGGACGGGAATGGCTTCAGTTATGGCAACGGTTAAATACCACTGTTAAAGGAGAACTATCGATCCCGTCAACTGAACTAAACGAAGGTCATGTTGTAAGTGAATTACAGAGGACGTTACCAAATCAACATACGTTATTTGTCGGGAACAGTATGCCGATTCGGGATGTGGACACCTTTTTCACCAATACAGATAAGGACATTACGATACATTGTAACCGAGGTGCAAATGGAATAGATGGTGTTGTATCAACGGCTCTTGGTGTAGCAGCTACCGGGAAATCGGTCACGCTACTTATTGGTGACGTTTCTTTCTATCACGATTTGAATGGTTTATTAGCTGCGAAGCAATATAACATAGATATAACGGTTGTATTAATTAATAACGAAGGTGGAGGAATCTTTTCTTTTCTACCTCAAGCAAAGGAACCGAAACATTTTGAAGTCTTATTTGGTACACCATTACATATCCCATTCGAGAAAGGGATTGAAATGTATGGTGGGAGATATGAGAGGGTAGAGACTTGGGAACACTTCACCGATACGTTAACAAAGAGCTATAACGAAAAAGGTATGAAGGTAATTGAAGTGTTAACGAATCGAAAAGAGAACGCCCGTTGGCATAAACAAAAGTGGAGCGATATTGAACAGCAATTGCTGACTGAAATTAGGTGACCGCAATGTATATACAAACGAAAAGAGGATCCTTATGGGTAGACATATCAGGTGATGGTACTCCTCTTGTTTTATTGCATGGTTTTACGGGCAGTACGGAAACATGGAAACGTTTAAAGCCGTATTTACCATCGACGCTTAAAACGATAGCAATTGACCTTCCTGGTCACGGGAAAACGACTTACGAATCGACTTATAGGATGGAAGATATTTGTGATGATGTAAAATACGTAATCGAAGCTTTAGGATACCATAAAGTGCATATTCTCGGGTACTCGATGGGTGGGCGTATTGCACTATCCTTCGCATGTACTTATCCTCAGTATCTTAAAACGGTTACGTTAGAAAGTACATCACCTGGATTAAAAACGGATCATGAACGTACAATAAGGCAGGAGAGCGATGAAAAACTCGCCAAAAAACTAGAAATAGAAGGGATTCACCCCTTTGTGACCTATTGGGAAAACATCCCTTTATTCCAAAGTCAACGTTCATTACCGAAAAGTGTTCAACAAGAAATAAAAGATGAACGTCTTGGGCAAAATCCAAATGAACTAGCTCACTCCCTACGAAATATTGGGACAGGATCCCAACCATCATATTGGGATTGCTTATTACAACTAGATACCCCAACCTTGTTAATTACAGGTGAACTTGATGAAAAATTCGTAAAGATTAACTCTTTAATGAAAAAGTCTTTACAAAATGTCCATTTCCGTGTAATTTCAAAAACGGGGCACACAATTCATGTGGAGAAACCACAGATTTTTGGTAAAATAGTGAGTGACTTCATATTACATAATGAAAATATGGACAATAATTTTTAAAAAGGAGGAAATAAAATCATGACTATTGAATGGGTAAGTGAACGCAACTATGAAGACATATTATATGAAACATATAACGGTATTGCGAAAATTACAATTAATCGACCAGAAGTACGTAATGCTTTTCGTCCTCAAACCGTACACGAACTAATTGATGCATTTGCCTATGCACGTGATGACTCTAATATCGGAGTTATCGTATTAGCGGGTGCAGGTGACGATGCGTTTTGTGCAGGAGGAGATCAAAAGGTAAGAGGACACGGAGGGTATGTTGGAGATGATCAAATCCCTCGTTTAAACGTTTTAGATCTACAACGTTTAATCCGTGTTATTCCGAAACCAGTTGTTGCGATGGTATCAGGGTATGCTATTGGAGGAGGACATGTCCTTCACGTAGTTTGTGACCTGACCATTGCAGCTGACAATGCTATTTTCGGTCAAACAGGACCGAAAGTTGGTAGCTTTGACGCAGGATACGGTGCTGGTTTGCTAGCGCGTATTGTTGGTCATAAAAAAGCTCGTGAAATTTGGTTCTTATGCCGTCAATATAATGCACAAGAAGCAAAAGATATGGGACTTGTTAACACGGTTGTTCCATTGGACAAGCTTGAAGAAGAAACAGTTCAGTGGTGTGAAGAGATGTTAGAAAAATCACCAACCGCACTTCGTTTCTTAAAAGCTTCTTTCAATGCTGACACAGATGGATTAGCAGGTTTACAGCAAATGGGTGGAGACGCTACACTTCTTTACTACACAACAGATGAGGCAAAAGAAGGAAGAGACGCATTCAAAGAGAAACGGAAGCCTAACTTTAAACAATTTCCACGTTTCCCATAATGTAAAGAAGCTTGATGATGTTCATCAAGCTTTTTTCTATGAATGAAGGAGTGACCGATGTGACAACGACCATCCCTCAATGGCTTTTGAAAAGAGCTAATTTAACACCAGAGACGACAGCTATACAATTGGCCGATGGGACAGCCTATAGCTTTGCTACGCTTTATCATGATGCGGTTCGTAAAGCGGAACAGTTGAAGCAGATTGGGATAAACAAGGGTGACCATATAGCAGTTCTATCCCGTAATAGTTATGACATGGTAACGACAATCCATGCGTTAACATTTTTAAAAGCTGTCGCTGTTTTGTTAAATACGAGATTAACCGCCGAGGAGTTAACATTTCAAATTACTGATGCTGATTGTACGATTTTGTTATATGATGATACATTTCGTGATTTAGTAGAACAAATAAATTTCCGTAAAAGCATCCATACCTACTCATTCATTGAAATGAAACAACTTCAAGGTCACCAAGTAACCTTTGAGGAAGAATTGGAATTAGACGACACAGTCACGATTATGTACACGTCAGGTACTACCGGGAAGCCAAAAGGCGTTCAACTTACATATGGAAATCATTGGTGGAGTGCGATATCGTCTTCACTAAATTTAGGATTACATCGTGAAGATCGATGGTTAGCGGCCCTGCCTTTATTTCACGTAGGTGGTTTTTCCATTTTAATCCGCAGTGTAATATACGGGATTCCTATTCATTTACATGAAAAGTTTTCCGCTAATCAAGTACATCAAGAAATAATGAATAACGAGGTTACGACCGTTTCGGTTGTGTCTACAATGCTAGAAGGGTTGTTGCAGGAATTAGGTGATCGGACATACCCTGAAACGTTCCGCTGCATGCTATTAGGAGGAGGTCCCGCATCCCAATCAATGCTCGAGCGTTGTGCAAAAAAAGGGGTTCCTGTTTATCAAACATATGGGATGACGGAAACCTCTTCTCAAGTAGTTACCATTCGTGAAGAAGATGCACTGCGAAAATTAGGCTCCGCAGGAAAGCCTCTATTTCCGGTCCAGCTTAGAATTGTGAAAAATAATGTAGTGGTCCCGACTGGTGTCGCGGGTGAAATCATCGTGAAAGGGCCAATGGTAACAAAAGGGTACTATAAACGGGAAGAGACCAACCGAAAATCGATTGAAAACGGGTGGTTAAAAACCGGTGATGTAGGTTACGTTGATGAGGAAGGCTTTCTATATGTGCTGGACAGACAAAAGGATTTAATTATATCTGGTGGAGAAAACGTGTATCCAGCGGAAGTAGAGGGTGTTTTAAAAACGATTCCCGGAATTCTAGATGCAGGGGTCATAGGTAAATCTGATGATAAGTGGGGGCAAATACCTGTTGCGTTTATCGTGAAAAATAATACTGGTTTAACAGTTGATCAAATTGTGGAAAGTTGTAAAGGACGTTTAGCAAAGTATAAAGTTCCAAAAGAGGTTTACTTTGTCGATGAACTCCCGCGTAATGCATCAAGAAAAATATTAAGAAGAAAGTTATATCAATTGTTGAAGCCGTAGGTGTACCTACGGTTTTTTTGAATAATCGATGGAAGTTTTATCAAAGAGATTATATTGTAATATAGTAATAGGATTTTGGAACAAACATGATCATTATTTCAGTCCCAGAATGTGCCAAAAAAGTAAGGACGTTGTTCCTATACCTTTTTTTCTCATAATCCGTTATATTTTAATTAAACTTGTAATAGATTTATTTATGAACATATGGGAAAAAAGAAAGTTTAATCCTCTACAAAAAAGGCTATACATCCGTATGGCTCGTTTTACACCTCCAACTTTATTATTCATGTAATGATTAATGGATGGATTCATCTTGATCCAACATCGAATTCCCTTCATATAGAAATAACGTTACCCTCTACTACGTCTATCTCACATATAAAACGAATCATGCCAAACGGAAAGGGGAGGATGGACATGATTAACGTAATGTTAGTGGAAGATCACGCAGTTTTACGTGATGGACTAAAGAAAATTATCGATATGGCTGAAGACCTTACGGTTATAAGTGAAGCGGTGACAGGAGAACAAGCGGTTCGAAAACTTGCACACCACAGGCCAGATGTCATTTTAATGGACATTAATATGCCAGGGAAAAACGGTATTGAAGTGACAAAGATTATTAAAGAAAAATACCCTCAAGTAAAAATCCTCATCTTAACCATGCATGACCATGAAGAATATTTCTTAGCTGCGATTAGACATGGCGCAGATGGCTACATGCTGAAGGAATCCCCATCTGAACAAGTAATTGAAGCGATTCGGTCCGTTTTTACCGGGGAATCGGTAGTACATCCATCACTCATGAAAACATTAGTTTCGTTCCATCGACAACAAAATGAAGAAAGGGTTAGAAAAGACGAATTAACAGTGCGGGAGAAAGAAGTTTTAACATGTTTAGTAAAAGGTTTAAGTAATAAAGAAATAGGCAAACGGTTATTTATTAGTGAAAAGACGGTAAAAATACATGTCAGTAAGATTTTTAAAAAATTAAATGTAAAAAGTCGATCTCAAGTCGTACTTTATGCGATGCAAAAGCAACTTGTTCCGATACCTCCTAATTAAAAAGAACAGATGACATGTCATCTGTTCTTTTTCTCGGTTTTATCTTCTCCAAATTCATATAAATATTCAGCTTGATAGGATTTTTTTTCCCGCCCGGGGGTTTGAGGAAGGTTTTGTTTATTCCGGTCACGTGTTTTTTGGTGATGCGCTCTACCCACTGTAAGACCTCCTTTTTTTTATGTTGCCTTAAGGTCCTGGACATATCCACCGATTTTTAAAAAAACATTTTTATCTTCCAGGTAAAATATTCGTGTCCTCCATAGTGACATCGTAGGATATATTTTTTAAGTATTGAAGGATAT of the Salirhabdus salicampi genome contains:
- the menD gene encoding 2-succinyl-5-enolpyruvyl-6-hydroxy-3-cyclohexene-1-carboxylic-acid synthase, with translation MSYTKQLTYYVAQFVDELSKSGLTDVVISPGSRSTPLALTFAEHEYVNHWVHIDERSAAFFALGMAKEKQKPVAILCTSGTAAANYYPAIVEAYYSRIPLLVLTADRPHELRDVGAPQAINQIQMFGNYVKWFQEMAIPDDREQMLKYARSQAARSFHTAYSDNAGPVHLNFPFREPLVPDFSLPNVWGNETAASYHPHYKGEKRLTSADVDEILDNIQKKQNGLIVCGPQTDKDLGLYIAKLAEHWNVPVLVDPLSQLRTGKHSKNNMIESYDAIMKSETVRDKLRPDYIIRFGAMPVSKAFSFFIKENEGVPQYIIEPSEGYRDPTRINTHFLFAESKQVCEQFLCANINIQGGREWLQLWQRLNTTVKGELSIPSTELNEGHVVSELQRTLPNQHTLFVGNSMPIRDVDTFFTNTDKDITIHCNRGANGIDGVVSTALGVAATGKSVTLLIGDVSFYHDLNGLLAAKQYNIDITVVLINNEGGGIFSFLPQAKEPKHFEVLFGTPLHIPFEKGIEMYGGRYERVETWEHFTDTLTKSYNEKGMKVIEVLTNRKENARWHKQKWSDIEQQLLTEIR
- the menH gene encoding 2-succinyl-6-hydroxy-2,4-cyclohexadiene-1-carboxylate synthase, coding for MYIQTKRGSLWVDISGDGTPLVLLHGFTGSTETWKRLKPYLPSTLKTIAIDLPGHGKTTYESTYRMEDICDDVKYVIEALGYHKVHILGYSMGGRIALSFACTYPQYLKTVTLESTSPGLKTDHERTIRQESDEKLAKKLEIEGIHPFVTYWENIPLFQSQRSLPKSVQQEIKDERLGQNPNELAHSLRNIGTGSQPSYWDCLLQLDTPTLLITGELDEKFVKINSLMKKSLQNVHFRVISKTGHTIHVEKPQIFGKIVSDFILHNENMDNNF
- the menB gene encoding 1,4-dihydroxy-2-naphthoyl-CoA synthase; this encodes MTIEWVSERNYEDILYETYNGIAKITINRPEVRNAFRPQTVHELIDAFAYARDDSNIGVIVLAGAGDDAFCAGGDQKVRGHGGYVGDDQIPRLNVLDLQRLIRVIPKPVVAMVSGYAIGGGHVLHVVCDLTIAADNAIFGQTGPKVGSFDAGYGAGLLARIVGHKKAREIWFLCRQYNAQEAKDMGLVNTVVPLDKLEEETVQWCEEMLEKSPTALRFLKASFNADTDGLAGLQQMGGDATLLYYTTDEAKEGRDAFKEKRKPNFKQFPRFP
- a CDS encoding o-succinylbenzoate--CoA ligase, whose product is MNEGVTDVTTTIPQWLLKRANLTPETTAIQLADGTAYSFATLYHDAVRKAEQLKQIGINKGDHIAVLSRNSYDMVTTIHALTFLKAVAVLLNTRLTAEELTFQITDADCTILLYDDTFRDLVEQINFRKSIHTYSFIEMKQLQGHQVTFEEELELDDTVTIMYTSGTTGKPKGVQLTYGNHWWSAISSSLNLGLHREDRWLAALPLFHVGGFSILIRSVIYGIPIHLHEKFSANQVHQEIMNNEVTTVSVVSTMLEGLLQELGDRTYPETFRCMLLGGGPASQSMLERCAKKGVPVYQTYGMTETSSQVVTIREEDALRKLGSAGKPLFPVQLRIVKNNVVVPTGVAGEIIVKGPMVTKGYYKREETNRKSIENGWLKTGDVGYVDEEGFLYVLDRQKDLIISGGENVYPAEVEGVLKTIPGILDAGVIGKSDDKWGQIPVAFIVKNNTGLTVDQIVESCKGRLAKYKVPKEVYFVDELPRNASRKILRRKLYQLLKP
- a CDS encoding response regulator; the encoded protein is MINVMLVEDHAVLRDGLKKIIDMAEDLTVISEAVTGEQAVRKLAHHRPDVILMDINMPGKNGIEVTKIIKEKYPQVKILILTMHDHEEYFLAAIRHGADGYMLKESPSEQVIEAIRSVFTGESVVHPSLMKTLVSFHRQQNEERVRKDELTVREKEVLTCLVKGLSNKEIGKRLFISEKTVKIHVSKIFKKLNVKSRSQVVLYAMQKQLVPIPPN
- a CDS encoding YfhD family protein, encoding MGRAHHQKTRDRNKQNLPQTPGREKKSYQAEYLYEFGEDKTEKKNR